In a single window of the Acipenser ruthenus chromosome 20, fAciRut3.2 maternal haplotype, whole genome shotgun sequence genome:
- the LOC117425634 gene encoding testis, prostate and placenta-expressed protein-like isoform X1, with protein MITPEAGYFSEDQGMWGHSACRSNSPPWTMLSAVKDTLYHPHLPTLRCMDMDTVAQRLPDEHSRTTTPCTREDFRDWSNSCHKLPKRHFIVTDTFRNKYLRSTYPSAAEQRLLLDSAVAWSASRPSPGFTLPLVDKAEPHFSGYSLRNLKPKPPQSWKFCLTHNPSLDQYGPKPVAFDTLNKHRRTLCPPHSQTSVVRPWY; from the exons ATGATAACACCAGAGGCTGGCTACTTCTCAGAAGATCAAGGCATGTGGGGTCACTCAGCCTGCCGCTCCAACTCACCCCCCTGGACGATGCTGTCGGCAGTCAAAGACACCCTGTACCACCCCCACCTGCCCACCCTGCGCTGCATGGACATGGACACTGTGGCTCAACGCCTCCCAGACGAGCACAGCCGCACCACCACCCCCTGCACCCGAG aGGACTTCAGGGACTGGTCCAACTCTTGCCACAAGCTTCCCAAGAGACACTTCATTGTCACT GACACTTTCCGTAACAAGTATCTGAGGTCAACATACCCCTCCGCTGCAGAACAGCGCCTCCTTCTGGACAGTGCAGTGGCCTGGTCAGCTAGCCGTCCCTCCCCAGGGTTTACATTGCCCCTGGTGGATAAGGCAG AACCTCATTTCAGTGGATATTCTTTGAGGAACTTGAAACCTAAACCCCCCCAGTCGTGGAAG TTTTGCCTCACTCACAACCCCAGCTTGGATCAATATGGGCCGAAGCCTGTGGCCTTCGACACTTT aaATAAACATAGAAGAACATTATGTCCTCCTCATAG TCAAACATCCGTAGTGAGACCCTGGTACTGA
- the LOC117425634 gene encoding testis, prostate and placenta-expressed protein-like isoform X2 — MITPEAGYFSEDQGMWGHSACRSNSPPWTMLSAVKDTLYHPHLPTLRCMDMDTVAQRLPDEHSRTTTPCTREDFRDWSNSCHKLPKRHFIVTDTFRNKYLRSTYPSAAEQRLLLDSAVAWSASRPSPGFTLPLVDKAEPHFSGYSLRNLKPKPPQSWKFCLTHNPSLDQYGPKPVAFDTFQTSVVRPWY, encoded by the exons ATGATAACACCAGAGGCTGGCTACTTCTCAGAAGATCAAGGCATGTGGGGTCACTCAGCCTGCCGCTCCAACTCACCCCCCTGGACGATGCTGTCGGCAGTCAAAGACACCCTGTACCACCCCCACCTGCCCACCCTGCGCTGCATGGACATGGACACTGTGGCTCAACGCCTCCCAGACGAGCACAGCCGCACCACCACCCCCTGCACCCGAG aGGACTTCAGGGACTGGTCCAACTCTTGCCACAAGCTTCCCAAGAGACACTTCATTGTCACT GACACTTTCCGTAACAAGTATCTGAGGTCAACATACCCCTCCGCTGCAGAACAGCGCCTCCTTCTGGACAGTGCAGTGGCCTGGTCAGCTAGCCGTCCCTCCCCAGGGTTTACATTGCCCCTGGTGGATAAGGCAG AACCTCATTTCAGTGGATATTCTTTGAGGAACTTGAAACCTAAACCCCCCCAGTCGTGGAAG TTTTGCCTCACTCACAACCCCAGCTTGGATCAATATGGGCCGAAGCCTGTGGCCTTCGACACTTT TCAAACATCCGTAGTGAGACCCTGGTACTGA